The following proteins are encoded in a genomic region of Nicotiana sylvestris chromosome 4, ASM39365v2, whole genome shotgun sequence:
- the LOC104249865 gene encoding uncharacterized protein yields the protein MPCLHKFTVQVLLLFSFLLLSPLYSNSALVSKPNNNNATALIDKACSTLTNKVLCMNYLKSNPKVMAAATSKPLDFALAIIQSAISEAKNIHSHLSKPREKLSPPAIEAYNFCKTQWGDVASGLEWSLKIIRKDKGYAPDTSTDYDFVVNLDHATNCGTTLAQAKIQDPVIEKGKEKVQLVVGGANNILEWAKPPKIKRTTSKVFNHTKV from the coding sequence ATGCCTTGTTTGCACAAATTCACAGTTCAAGTTCTCCTTCTCTTTTCCTTCCTCTTGCTTTCTCCTCTTTATTCAAATTCTGCACTAGTTTCAAAGCCCAACAACAATAATGCCACCGCGCTTATTGACAAAGCTTGCTCAACATTAACAAACAAAGTCTTGTGCATGAACTATCTCAAAAGCAATCCAAAGGTAATGGCAGCTGCAACATCAAAACCCTTAGACTTTGCACTTGCCATTATTCAGTCAGCAATAAGCGAAGCCAAGAATATTCATTCGCATCTGTCTAAACCAAGAGAAAAACTCAGTCCACCAGCTATTGAAGCTTACAATTTTTGCAAAACCCAATGGGGTGACGTGGCAAGTGGATTGGAATGGAGTCTCAAGATTATAAGAAAGGATAAAGGCTATGCTCCTGATACAAGTACAGATTATGACTTTGTGGTGAATCTTGATCATGCCACCAATTGTGGAACTACCCTAGCCCAAGCAAAAATTCAAGATCCTGtaatagaaaaaggaaaagagaaggtGCAACTGGTTGTAGGAGGTGCAAACAACATTCTTGAGTGGGCAAAGCCTCCCAAAATTAAAAGAACGACTAGTAAAGTCTTTAATCATACAAAAGTATAA